A window of Prolixibacter sp. SD074 contains these coding sequences:
- the murQ gene encoding N-acetylmuramic acid 6-phosphate etherase, with protein MTITESESLYNDLEKKSVCELLEAIHEEDRKVLPAVQKTIPQIEALVTAVAPRMKKGGRLFYVGAGTSGRLGILDASEIPPTYGVGYDLVIGLIAGGDTAIRKAVESAEDNEDMGWEDLQKYHLTEMDTIVGIAASGRTPYVVGALKKARENNILTACVTSNPDSEMAKHSDIAIEAIVGPEFVTGSTRMKSGTAQKLILNMITTTLMIQLGRVKGNKMVNMQLTNQKLVERGTRMIMEELGLEENKARNLLLIHGSVKKALDEYRK; from the coding sequence ATGACTATAACGGAATCAGAATCGCTTTATAACGATCTTGAAAAGAAGAGTGTGTGCGAGTTGTTGGAAGCAATTCATGAGGAGGACCGTAAGGTTCTCCCTGCTGTACAGAAAACCATCCCTCAAATCGAAGCATTAGTAACAGCAGTTGCTCCACGTATGAAAAAAGGGGGCCGCCTGTTTTATGTAGGGGCAGGGACTAGCGGGCGATTGGGAATTCTTGATGCGTCGGAAATTCCTCCGACTTACGGGGTTGGTTATGATTTGGTTATCGGTTTGATTGCCGGAGGTGATACTGCGATTCGCAAAGCTGTGGAATCAGCCGAAGACAATGAGGATATGGGATGGGAAGATTTGCAAAAATATCACCTCACCGAAATGGATACCATTGTAGGTATCGCCGCCTCGGGAAGAACACCTTACGTGGTGGGTGCTTTGAAAAAAGCACGTGAAAACAATATTCTTACTGCTTGCGTAACCAGTAATCCCGATAGCGAGATGGCAAAACATTCCGATATCGCCATTGAAGCAATTGTGGGACCGGAGTTCGTAACCGGAAGCACCCGCATGAAATCGGGCACAGCTCAAAAGCTGATTCTCAATATGATTACGACTACCCTGATGATCCAGTTAGGACGGGTAAAAGGAAATAAAATGGTCAATATGCAATTAACCAATCAGAAATTGGTTGAGCGTGGAACCAGAATGATAATGGAAGAGTTGGGCCTGGAAGAAAATAAGGCCAGAAACCTTTTGCTGATTCACGGTTCCGTGAAGAAGGCGCTTGACGAGTATCGAAAATAG
- a CDS encoding TonB-dependent receptor, with protein MRRFLLLVAAMMVAFSSVAQKRTVTGMVTDQSGAPLPGVNIVVKGTTNGTITDFDGNYQLDAKASDVLKFSFLGYVSQEVPASNSVINVKLKEETKSLDEVVVVGYGTQKKSDITGAVASVSADDLKDQPVSSVDQALQGRVAGVQITSNSGAPGGSISVRVRGIGTINDADPLYVVDGLPVGDINFLNPNDIASVEILKDASASAIYGSRGANGVVLVTTKKGKLNTKASVNLDVYYGVQKVINNWKTTTGPEWYSIQEELNKTRTSPIDLSLVDKNQNTDWFNAITRVAPMQNYNFGVTGGSKAMTYALSIGYLNQEGTVEGSSFERTTGKLNVDYQVSKRFKIGSNLNIEHSKKYSISEENYHVGVINTAIKIEPVIPVWKDKANHVYDYSKFTDYPNPVAAIEYDNSHSEKLQLVGNVYGELELAKGLKAKTSFGQSSYRTDSYNFTPVYSVNVNQQNLINKVYRGYNRGDYWSWENTLNYDGTFGKHSLSALAGYTMEEGNYEWFSASKTNIPNEDPSMWYLNAAADGDLASGSASSVSMMSFLGRVNYSYDNKYLATVNFRADGSSKFPKNNRWGYFPSIALGWKISEENFLKNVSWLTSLKIRAGWGQIGNQNIGSYPYQETMSGNSQYRYLFGTTPTIDQGYVVTGMVDQSIKWETVESLNFGLDASFFDGRLETTLDWYNKKTKDMLVSVPIPYYYGYESGPTSNVGSVKNNGFEVSVSYRDRISNKLSYNVGFNIATVKNEVLSLGNGEPIAGGYYYGGNATRTEEGESIGYFYGYKTDGVFQSQQEIDNAPVQEGSSNEDLKPGDLKFVDVNGDGVVNDEDKTYLGSPVPKFTYGFNLGVTYGSFDLSAFVQGSQGNKIFNAMKTHLYNFDETNKSTDMLNSWTPSNTNTDMPRLNGNDKNSTNRTSDRFVEDGSYARLKNITLGYTFPKSLLQKAGIASLRFYVSGQNLVTITNYSGADPEIGQNSTTNYLSRGVDIGTYPQAQIYVFGVKLGF; from the coding sequence ATGAGACGTTTTCTATTGCTTGTGGCAGCCATGATGGTTGCCTTCTCATCGGTTGCCCAAAAGAGGACTGTAACCGGGATGGTCACAGACCAAAGCGGTGCGCCGCTTCCCGGTGTAAACATTGTCGTCAAGGGCACCACAAATGGTACCATCACCGACTTTGATGGTAACTATCAGTTGGACGCGAAAGCATCGGATGTACTGAAGTTTTCGTTCCTTGGATATGTATCCCAGGAAGTTCCTGCCTCCAACAGTGTAATTAATGTAAAACTGAAAGAGGAAACCAAATCACTCGACGAAGTTGTGGTCGTTGGTTATGGTACCCAGAAAAAGAGCGACATTACCGGCGCTGTGGCGTCGGTTAGCGCTGATGACCTCAAGGATCAGCCGGTTTCTTCGGTCGATCAGGCACTTCAGGGACGTGTAGCCGGCGTCCAGATTACCTCCAATTCCGGTGCTCCCGGTGGTTCAATCTCAGTCCGCGTCCGCGGTATCGGAACGATTAACGATGCCGATCCATTGTATGTTGTCGATGGTTTGCCTGTTGGCGATATCAATTTCTTGAACCCAAATGACATCGCTTCTGTAGAGATATTGAAAGATGCTTCCGCATCGGCTATCTATGGCTCAAGAGGTGCAAACGGAGTGGTGCTGGTTACCACAAAAAAAGGTAAGCTCAATACCAAAGCCAGTGTGAACCTCGATGTTTACTATGGTGTTCAGAAAGTAATCAACAACTGGAAAACCACTACCGGTCCCGAATGGTATAGCATTCAGGAAGAACTGAACAAGACACGTACCAGCCCTATCGATCTTTCACTGGTCGACAAAAACCAGAACACGGATTGGTTTAATGCCATTACACGTGTCGCTCCAATGCAAAACTACAATTTCGGCGTAACCGGAGGTAGTAAGGCAATGACCTATGCACTGAGTATCGGTTACCTGAATCAGGAAGGTACGGTTGAAGGAAGTAGCTTCGAACGTACGACCGGGAAATTGAATGTGGATTATCAGGTTTCAAAACGTTTTAAAATCGGTAGTAATCTGAATATCGAACACAGTAAAAAGTACTCTATCAGTGAAGAGAACTACCACGTGGGAGTAATTAACACAGCGATTAAGATTGAGCCGGTAATTCCGGTTTGGAAGGACAAAGCCAATCATGTTTATGATTATTCCAAGTTTACCGACTATCCGAACCCGGTAGCAGCGATTGAGTATGACAACAGTCATTCAGAAAAACTGCAGCTGGTAGGAAACGTGTATGGTGAGCTGGAATTAGCGAAAGGTTTGAAGGCAAAAACCAGTTTCGGGCAGAGTAGCTACCGGACTGATTCCTACAACTTCACTCCAGTTTACTCTGTCAACGTTAACCAACAGAATCTGATCAACAAAGTGTATCGGGGTTACAACCGTGGCGATTACTGGTCATGGGAAAACACCCTGAACTACGATGGCACGTTTGGAAAACACAGCCTGTCAGCACTGGCTGGTTATACCATGGAAGAAGGAAACTACGAGTGGTTCTCTGCTTCGAAAACCAATATTCCGAACGAAGATCCTTCGATGTGGTACCTCAATGCCGCAGCCGACGGTGACTTGGCATCCGGTAGCGCATCGTCCGTTTCCATGATGTCCTTCCTCGGTCGTGTTAACTATTCGTATGACAATAAATACCTGGCAACGGTGAATTTCCGTGCTGACGGTTCTTCTAAATTCCCGAAAAACAACCGCTGGGGATATTTCCCGTCCATCGCTTTGGGCTGGAAAATTTCGGAAGAGAACTTTTTGAAGAATGTCTCCTGGCTAACATCACTGAAAATTCGTGCTGGCTGGGGTCAGATTGGTAACCAAAATATCGGAAGTTATCCTTACCAGGAAACGATGAGCGGTAACTCACAGTATCGTTACCTATTCGGAACTACTCCAACCATTGATCAGGGTTATGTGGTAACCGGAATGGTTGACCAGTCGATTAAATGGGAAACCGTTGAATCATTGAACTTCGGTCTCGATGCATCGTTCTTCGACGGACGTCTGGAAACAACCCTTGACTGGTACAACAAGAAAACCAAAGACATGCTGGTTAGTGTGCCGATTCCTTATTACTATGGTTACGAAAGCGGACCAACTTCTAATGTAGGTTCGGTGAAAAATAACGGTTTTGAGGTTTCTGTGAGCTATCGCGATCGAATTTCAAACAAGCTTTCTTACAATGTAGGCTTCAACATCGCTACCGTGAAGAATGAAGTACTCAGCCTGGGTAACGGTGAGCCAATTGCCGGAGGTTACTATTATGGTGGTAACGCAACCCGCACGGAAGAAGGCGAATCTATCGGATACTTTTACGGATATAAAACAGATGGCGTTTTCCAGTCACAACAGGAAATTGACAATGCACCGGTTCAGGAAGGAAGTAGCAATGAAGATTTGAAACCCGGCGACCTGAAGTTTGTCGATGTGAACGGAGACGGTGTTGTAAACGATGAGGATAAAACTTACCTGGGAAGCCCGGTTCCGAAATTTACTTACGGTTTCAACCTGGGGGTTACTTACGGATCTTTTGATCTTAGTGCATTTGTTCAAGGATCACAAGGTAATAAAATCTTCAATGCCATGAAGACACACTTGTATAACTTCGACGAAACCAATAAGTCGACAGATATGCTGAACTCATGGACTCCGAGCAATACCAATACGGATATGCCTCGTTTGAACGGTAATGACAAGAACAGCACCAACCGTACTTCCGACCGGTTTGTTGAAGATGGTTCATATGCGCGTCTGAAGAACATTACGCTCGGTTACACATTTCCTAAGTCACTGTTGCAAAAGGCGGGTATTGCTTCCTTGCGGTTCTATGTATCAGGTCAGAACCTGGTTACCATTACCAACTATTCAGGTGCGGATCCGGAAATCGGACAGAATTCAACTACGAACTATCTGAGCCGGGGTGTTGATATTGGTACGTACCCGCAGGCGCAGATCTATGTATTCGGTGTAAAACTGGGATTCTAA
- a CDS encoding xanthan lyase, translating into MKILLLSTLTFFLIVPARAQSYYNKEKVNALPGKVKRAYRKTSRYLDDAVKGEFKYTPPVHSKIDTLFFSGDSLVVQFKAEFGYKPLRTLQVEDIYAQLGDKLGGLARRHPLKIRVKGYSLARLVPNYYREDKDPSRLMPDSVNQPVHVQDISKPYRISEGLNHRHIALWNSHGWYYNNRLDRWEWQRAPVFTTVEDVLPTSFVLPFLVPMLENAGANVYLPRERDTQPNEVIVDNQDSSYREGPYQNIFTTGSGTGFGVGTPPYVAGQNPFQQGDYRVLNLEPGSKAEVSWTPDIPADGKYAVYVSYKTLPNSSDKAHYEVRHAGGTTHFIVDQQMGGSTWVYLGTFQFKKGHDSAQGGVTLFANGVKGEALTADAVRFGGGMGDIARNGKVSGRPRWTEGARYYLQYCGFPDSLTYSFHKNNNDYVDDYQSRARWVNYLHGGKYMEPWITKGKNVPGGHIPIDLSLAFHTDAGHHLGTDTIVGTLAIYSTRDAEFNQKFPDGRNRLTNRDFADILSTQIVDDIRTEEQPNWTQRELWDKRYSEATYATIPSALLELLSHQNLGDMISGNDPEFRFVVARAIYKSMLKFLATYHEAPYIVQPLPVDAFSAKLDSGKAILAWHPVDDPLEPTAKPKKYVVYTRIGDSGWDNGVLVDQPEYETPALEQGKIYSYKITAVNEGGESFPSNILSVCDNGNDTTVMVVDAFDRVAAPEVIDQGNFTGFAGWLDEGVAWGNDLSTIGSQYNFNQLIPWVDNDEPGHGACYQNRTAMLPLGNNFDHVHSHGVAIRDAGYSFVSCSRKALENGTVSLAGYPMVDLIFGEEKTTDKPGGIEKFTLFTPEMQKVLSGYCASLSARLFISGAYVGSDTFEPVHRKVADGEKNFVKNVLGYIGRTDHASAISLVKATTGNLLPAFDGNFGFNMDYRPDMYRVESPDAIEPADSTGTTILRYVGNNKSAAVACDKGYKVITLGFPFETITTSEQRAAVMKEVLDYLSKK; encoded by the coding sequence ATGAAAATTCTTCTGCTTAGTACGCTGACTTTCTTTCTGATTGTTCCTGCCAGGGCGCAGTCATATTATAACAAGGAAAAAGTAAACGCCTTGCCTGGTAAGGTGAAAAGAGCTTACCGCAAAACAAGCCGTTACCTCGACGACGCAGTCAAAGGTGAATTCAAATACACCCCGCCTGTACATTCGAAAATTGATACCCTCTTCTTCAGCGGCGACTCCCTTGTCGTTCAGTTTAAAGCCGAATTTGGTTACAAACCCCTGCGTACATTGCAGGTAGAAGATATTTATGCTCAACTGGGCGATAAGCTGGGCGGTTTGGCACGGCGCCATCCATTGAAGATCAGAGTGAAAGGATACAGCCTTGCACGTTTGGTCCCCAACTACTACCGTGAAGATAAAGACCCGTCGCGGCTGATGCCCGACAGTGTAAACCAGCCGGTTCATGTACAGGACATATCCAAACCCTATCGTATTTCTGAAGGCTTAAACCATCGCCACATTGCTTTGTGGAACAGTCACGGTTGGTATTATAACAACAGACTTGACCGTTGGGAATGGCAGCGGGCACCGGTTTTTACTACCGTAGAAGACGTGCTGCCTACCTCGTTTGTGCTCCCGTTCCTGGTTCCGATGCTCGAAAACGCAGGCGCTAATGTTTATTTGCCTCGGGAGCGCGACACGCAACCCAACGAAGTAATTGTCGATAATCAGGATTCTTCCTACCGGGAAGGACCTTACCAAAATATTTTCACTACCGGTAGCGGAACCGGCTTTGGTGTGGGAACACCGCCCTATGTAGCTGGTCAAAATCCATTTCAACAGGGCGATTACCGCGTACTGAACCTGGAACCTGGTTCGAAAGCCGAAGTCAGTTGGACGCCTGATATTCCCGCCGATGGGAAATATGCGGTATATGTTTCCTATAAAACATTGCCCAATAGTTCGGATAAAGCGCATTACGAAGTGCGCCATGCGGGTGGAACAACCCACTTTATTGTCGATCAGCAAATGGGCGGCAGTACATGGGTGTACCTCGGAACTTTTCAGTTTAAGAAAGGACATGACTCCGCACAGGGAGGTGTTACCCTGTTTGCCAATGGTGTAAAAGGTGAAGCATTGACCGCCGATGCCGTCCGGTTTGGCGGTGGTATGGGCGATATTGCCCGCAACGGAAAAGTGAGCGGCCGTCCACGTTGGACGGAAGGTGCCCGTTACTACCTGCAATATTGTGGTTTTCCCGATTCGCTGACTTACAGCTTTCATAAAAATAATAATGATTATGTGGACGATTACCAAAGTCGCGCCCGTTGGGTGAATTACCTGCACGGCGGTAAGTACATGGAGCCCTGGATTACGAAAGGGAAAAATGTTCCTGGCGGGCACATTCCCATCGATTTGAGCCTGGCCTTTCATACGGATGCGGGGCACCACCTCGGAACAGATACCATTGTAGGTACACTGGCTATTTACAGCACCCGCGATGCCGAATTCAATCAGAAGTTTCCCGACGGCAGAAATCGTTTGACGAACCGCGACTTTGCCGATATACTGTCAACACAGATTGTGGATGATATCCGGACGGAAGAACAACCAAACTGGACACAACGTGAGTTGTGGGATAAGCGCTACAGCGAAGCAACCTATGCGACCATTCCGTCGGCTTTACTGGAACTGCTATCACACCAGAACCTGGGAGATATGATTTCAGGGAACGATCCGGAATTCAGGTTTGTGGTGGCACGCGCCATCTATAAATCGATGCTGAAATTCCTGGCGACTTACCATGAAGCGCCTTACATAGTGCAGCCTTTACCGGTTGATGCATTCAGCGCAAAACTTGATAGTGGAAAAGCAATACTCGCCTGGCATCCGGTGGACGATCCGTTGGAACCTACCGCTAAGCCTAAAAAATATGTAGTGTACACCCGAATTGGCGATAGTGGTTGGGACAACGGTGTGCTGGTCGATCAACCGGAATATGAAACACCGGCGTTGGAGCAGGGGAAAATTTACAGCTACAAGATTACCGCCGTGAATGAAGGTGGCGAAAGCTTCCCATCCAATATCCTGTCGGTTTGCGATAATGGAAACGATACGACGGTGATGGTGGTCGATGCATTCGATCGGGTTGCCGCGCCGGAGGTGATTGACCAGGGAAACTTTACCGGTTTTGCCGGCTGGCTCGACGAAGGAGTAGCATGGGGGAACGATCTCTCTACCATCGGTTCTCAATACAATTTCAACCAACTGATACCGTGGGTGGATAACGATGAGCCAGGGCATGGTGCCTGTTATCAGAACCGTACAGCGATGTTGCCACTCGGAAACAACTTTGACCATGTGCACAGCCATGGTGTTGCCATTCGCGATGCGGGTTACAGCTTTGTTTCCTGCAGTCGGAAAGCATTGGAGAACGGAACGGTTTCCCTCGCGGGATATCCAATGGTCGATTTGATTTTTGGCGAAGAGAAAACAACAGATAAACCCGGCGGTATCGAAAAGTTCACCCTTTTCACACCGGAAATGCAAAAGGTGCTATCCGGTTATTGTGCCTCGCTGTCTGCGAGATTATTTATCAGCGGCGCTTACGTGGGCAGCGATACCTTTGAACCCGTTCACCGGAAGGTGGCCGATGGCGAAAAAAACTTTGTGAAGAATGTGCTGGGCTACATAGGGCGGACAGACCATGCAAGCGCCATTTCGTTGGTGAAAGCCACTACCGGCAATTTGCTTCCGGCTTTCGATGGGAACTTTGGGTTTAACATGGATTACCGCCCCGATATGTACCGGGTAGAATCGCCTGACGCCATCGAACCGGCTGACAGCACCGGAACAACCATTCTGCGTTATGTGGGGAATAACAAGAGTGCGGCAGTTGCCTGCGATAAAGGCTACAAAGTTATCACTCTTGGCTTCCCTTTTGAAACCATTACCACTTCAGAACAACGTGCAGCGGTGATGAAAGAGGTCCTTGACTATTTATCGAAGAAATAA
- a CDS encoding C40 family peptidase, with protein sequence MNKIWYILLLAMLAACSSPAEQENVQNIISSVQKKYAPDHREALFQVTSEKKGSELILKGETNLPDAKFELMDTLGDNGVKTVDSIEVLPQKQLGDRNWALVNLSVANIRSNPKHPAELATQALLGTPVRVLKKRGGWYYIQTPDNYLGWVDSWGIFRETEAGMNQWRSAGRVIFTADYDVIRTEPDTKSQPVSDVVMGSVLVQTGTHGKYAEVSFPDGRKGFLPKSELRNFTEWENNVKPDREGICQLAHLFVGRPYLWGGTSPKAMDCSGFVKTVYFNYGIILARDASLMVRHGKPVTMKNAQPGDLLFWGYHGKNGPRVTHTGLYLGNLNIEHSSGRVRLSSLDSTKSDFFTYDPGYLVGMRDVIDSVDTKGIVSVKNHPWY encoded by the coding sequence ATGAATAAGATCTGGTACATCCTTTTGCTGGCTATGCTGGCCGCCTGTTCATCTCCAGCGGAGCAGGAAAATGTTCAAAACATCATTTCCTCGGTGCAGAAAAAATATGCGCCCGATCACCGGGAAGCGCTCTTCCAGGTAACTTCTGAGAAGAAGGGGAGTGAACTGATTTTGAAAGGCGAAACCAATTTGCCCGATGCGAAATTCGAATTGATGGACACGCTCGGAGACAACGGAGTGAAAACGGTCGATTCCATTGAGGTGCTCCCGCAGAAACAACTGGGCGATCGCAATTGGGCACTGGTGAACCTTTCGGTGGCCAATATCCGGAGTAACCCAAAGCATCCGGCGGAGCTGGCCACACAGGCGTTGCTGGGAACACCTGTCAGGGTACTGAAGAAGAGAGGTGGATGGTATTACATTCAAACACCGGACAATTACCTGGGATGGGTCGATAGCTGGGGTATCTTCCGGGAAACCGAAGCCGGAATGAACCAGTGGAGAAGTGCCGGCCGGGTGATTTTCACTGCGGATTATGATGTTATTCGCACGGAACCCGATACCAAAAGCCAACCCGTTTCGGATGTGGTGATGGGAAGTGTCCTGGTGCAAACCGGAACACATGGAAAGTATGCCGAAGTGAGTTTCCCCGACGGACGGAAAGGTTTTTTGCCGAAATCAGAGTTGCGCAATTTTACCGAATGGGAAAACAATGTAAAACCCGATCGGGAAGGCATCTGCCAACTGGCGCATTTGTTTGTGGGACGGCCTTACCTGTGGGGAGGAACTTCGCCGAAAGCGATGGATTGCAGTGGTTTTGTAAAAACCGTGTATTTCAATTACGGCATCATTCTGGCCCGCGATGCGTCGTTAATGGTTAGACATGGCAAACCAGTCACCATGAAAAACGCGCAACCCGGCGACCTGCTGTTCTGGGGTTACCATGGTAAAAACGGACCGCGTGTAACACATACCGGACTTTACCTGGGAAATCTCAACATCGAACACTCATCGGGACGAGTTCGCCTCAGCAGCCTCGACAGTACGAAGAGTGATTTCTTTACCTACGACCCGGGATACCTGGTGGGCATGCGCGATGTGATTGATTCGGTGGATACCAAAGGTATCGTTTCGGTCAAAAATCATCCCTGGTATTAA
- a CDS encoding RagB/SusD family nutrient uptake outer membrane protein: MKISLKIYTKALIIGCLGLSVMSCSDFLDKKKLGQETSEVYFNSQDKAIHSVTAGYSDLKDYRFGWFQWAFGETLSDNAIYSGSDGDSGGFQPLKDFNGTADMYQIRYKWQLCYRGINKSNQAIEGIEAMNDDLFTTPGLKKRLIAEARFLRAYYHWNLVITFGKVPIVDHLIKTADEKIAPSSVLDVYDFIALDLEAAEANLPLKSEYAASDLGRATKGAADALLAKVNLYRKNWSEAAKWSKKVIDSGEYALAPDYAHQFSFDGENGIESIFEIQFYDSPTESSAYSNNGNFQTLFQLPRNITYGYGINQPTKDLYNAFMAENDTVRMQATLLDTTEVFHNELADLYTALDQAEQSGDQAAIDQAQADLAAGKSKLTFDRTGFYNQKIYVDPAHRAVHIRNNGNNTRVMRYAEVLLMYAEAEYQLGNEAEALAKMNMVRERVNLPDKNVSGDALLQAIYTERRLELAMENDRYPDLVRTGRANILPNWTQAHQYWPVPQAEVDITSGDVPQNPGYTTSAN, from the coding sequence ATGAAAATTTCATTAAAGATATACACAAAGGCATTGATTATTGGATGCCTTGGCTTGTCGGTCATGAGTTGTTCGGACTTTCTCGACAAGAAAAAGCTGGGACAGGAAACCTCTGAGGTTTACTTCAACAGCCAGGATAAAGCCATCCATTCCGTTACGGCTGGCTATTCGGACTTGAAAGACTATCGTTTCGGTTGGTTTCAGTGGGCCTTCGGTGAAACATTGAGTGATAATGCCATCTACAGTGGTTCTGACGGCGATAGTGGCGGATTCCAGCCATTGAAAGATTTCAATGGTACGGCCGACATGTATCAGATCCGTTACAAATGGCAATTGTGCTATCGCGGGATTAACAAATCCAATCAGGCTATCGAAGGAATTGAGGCGATGAACGATGACTTGTTCACCACGCCTGGCCTGAAAAAAAGACTGATTGCAGAAGCACGTTTCCTTCGCGCTTACTATCACTGGAACCTGGTTATTACATTCGGAAAAGTTCCGATTGTGGATCACCTGATTAAAACAGCAGATGAGAAGATTGCTCCTTCTTCTGTTTTGGATGTATACGACTTTATTGCATTGGATCTGGAAGCTGCTGAAGCCAATCTTCCGCTGAAAAGCGAGTATGCTGCTTCTGATCTGGGTCGCGCAACCAAAGGAGCTGCCGATGCATTGCTGGCCAAGGTCAACCTCTACCGGAAAAACTGGTCGGAAGCTGCCAAATGGTCGAAGAAAGTGATTGATTCAGGTGAATATGCACTCGCTCCCGATTATGCTCATCAATTTTCATTTGATGGCGAAAACGGTATAGAATCGATTTTTGAGATTCAGTTTTACGATTCACCCACCGAATCTTCGGCCTACAGTAACAATGGTAATTTCCAGACGTTGTTCCAGCTGCCGCGTAACATTACTTACGGTTATGGTATCAACCAACCGACAAAGGACTTGTACAACGCGTTCATGGCTGAAAATGATACCGTTCGTATGCAGGCAACGCTGTTGGATACCACCGAAGTATTTCACAATGAGCTGGCAGATCTGTACACCGCTCTTGATCAGGCAGAGCAGAGTGGCGACCAGGCTGCTATCGATCAGGCACAAGCTGATCTGGCTGCCGGCAAATCGAAACTTACTTTCGACCGTACCGGTTTCTACAACCAGAAAATTTATGTGGATCCGGCACATCGTGCTGTCCATATTAGGAATAACGGAAATAATACCCGCGTGATGCGTTATGCAGAGGTGCTGTTGATGTATGCTGAAGCAGAATATCAGTTAGGAAACGAAGCAGAAGCTTTGGCAAAAATGAATATGGTACGCGAACGGGTGAACCTTCCTGATAAGAATGTATCGGGTGATGCATTGCTCCAGGCCATTTACACTGAGCGTCGTCTCGAACTGGCAATGGAAAATGATCGGTATCCCGATTTGGTGCGTACCGGACGTGCCAACATCCTGCCCAACTGGACCCAAGCACACCAATACTGGCCTGTGCCACAGGCTGAGGTGGATATTACTTCTGGCGATGTACCTCAAAATCCGGGATACACCACATCTGCTAACTAA
- a CDS encoding dipeptide epimerase produces MQTNRRNFLKTGLLTGVAAPILHSCQLFENRNNMKPGDQLVFSFQPYELQLKHVFTLASSSRATTPVMLTKIRFGDYVGYGEASMPPYLGESHETATAFYRKLNLAQFNDPMRMEEIIDYVDNIAPGNHAAKCSIDIALHDLVGKMLNEPWYRLWGFSKEKAPSTSFTIGIDTPEVVKEKTREAAGFNILKIKLGRGTDREIINAVRSVTDVPVCVDVNQGWKDRHEALELVHFLNENGCVFVEQPMPKDQPDDVAWLTENSPLPIVADEAVQDLADMKKIYGVYSGVNIKLEKCGGLRHAHMMMDAARTLDMKVMIGCMTATSCAVTAGAQLSPFVDWADLDGNLLIKNDVFEGLKVENGKIILPDAPGIGIRKISDIEI; encoded by the coding sequence ATGCAAACAAACCGACGTAACTTTCTGAAGACAGGGTTGCTTACCGGAGTAGCCGCTCCTATACTGCACTCCTGTCAGTTATTTGAAAATAGAAACAACATGAAGCCTGGTGATCAACTTGTATTTAGTTTTCAACCATACGAATTGCAACTTAAGCACGTGTTTACACTGGCTTCTTCGTCGCGGGCCACTACCCCGGTGATGCTGACGAAAATCCGGTTTGGCGATTACGTGGGGTATGGCGAAGCATCGATGCCGCCATACCTGGGCGAATCGCACGAAACGGCTACAGCTTTCTATCGCAAGTTAAATCTGGCGCAGTTCAACGACCCCATGCGGATGGAGGAGATCATCGATTATGTCGATAATATCGCCCCCGGAAACCATGCGGCCAAGTGTTCCATTGATATTGCACTGCACGATTTGGTGGGGAAAATGCTGAATGAACCCTGGTACCGGTTGTGGGGGTTTTCGAAGGAGAAAGCGCCATCAACCTCTTTTACCATCGGTATCGATACCCCGGAAGTGGTGAAAGAGAAAACCCGCGAAGCCGCCGGTTTTAATATCCTGAAGATAAAACTGGGACGTGGGACCGACCGGGAAATCATTAACGCCGTGCGCTCGGTAACCGATGTGCCGGTTTGCGTTGATGTAAATCAAGGTTGGAAAGACCGCCATGAAGCGCTGGAACTGGTTCATTTCCTGAACGAAAACGGCTGCGTATTTGTCGAACAGCCGATGCCAAAAGATCAACCTGATGATGTGGCCTGGCTGACCGAGAACAGTCCGTTGCCTATTGTCGCTGACGAAGCGGTGCAGGATTTGGCAGATATGAAAAAGATATATGGCGTGTATTCCGGTGTGAATATCAAACTGGAGAAATGCGGGGGATTGCGCCACGCCCACATGATGATGGACGCTGCCCGCACCCTCGACATGAAAGTGATGATTGGCTGTATGACGGCCACCTCGTGTGCTGTGACAGCCGGGGCGCAGCTTTCACCTTTTGTCGATTGGGCCGACCTGGACGGTAACCTGCTCATCAAAAACGATGTGTTCGAAGGGCTGAAAGTGGAAAATGGGAAAATTATCCTGCCTGACGCGCCCGGAATTGGCATTCGAAAAATCTCTGATATTGAGATATGA